In the genome of Methanobacterium sp., one region contains:
- the cgi121 gene encoding KEOPS complex subunit Cgi121: MDSNEYNIQIAGFKHNINDFNDLMNEINQISKDCTLQLLNADGIAGSEHLLHATVHAIKAFERNENIAKDLGLEICVRASAQRQISKALDILGVKVGHMSICAVAVGCDEDIINKLGALLNKRDDSVLDSDENTLKNIYKISDNELKTAGNIENVMVERTSLLILES, encoded by the coding sequence GATTCAAGCATAATATAAATGATTTTAATGATTTAATGAATGAAATAAATCAAATAAGCAAAGATTGCACTTTACAACTTTTAAATGCTGATGGAATAGCGGGAAGTGAACATTTACTCCATGCTACAGTCCATGCAATTAAAGCATTTGAAAGAAATGAAAATATTGCTAAAGATCTTGGACTTGAAATATGTGTGCGTGCATCAGCTCAGCGACAAATATCGAAGGCCCTTGATATTTTAGGGGTAAAAGTGGGCCATATGAGTATATGTGCAGTTGCTGTAGGTTGTGATGAAGATATAATAAATAAATTAGGGGCATTATTAAATAAACGGGATGATAGTGTACTGGATTCTGATGAAAATACTTTAAAAAATATCTATAAAATTTCTGATAATGAACTTAAGACAGCAGGAAATATTGAAAATGTAATGGTTGAAAGAACTTCTCTTTTGATACTTGAATCTTAA
- a CDS encoding cell wall biogenesis protein: protein PKIVNVGNGGFISTNDNDIFRKSKFILKSLRANPVTCAGIAEEIKNAPEILSKTIEACNIIKKEFESAIYSDKRGITIALKTDNPKEDGYELRKKLNAEGRSIVTTCPRYDRVMIDAVCIEIKNLDPGCLENEIITEIIQMINGLIE, encoded by the coding sequence CCAAAAATAGTTAATGTTGGGAATGGTGGATTCATTTCTACTAATGATAATGATATTTTTAGAAAATCTAAATTTATTTTAAAATCTTTAAGGGCAAATCCTGTCACCTGCGCAGGAATAGCTGAAGAAATCAAAAATGCGCCGGAAATACTGTCAAAAACAATAGAAGCATGTAACATAATTAAAAAAGAGTTTGAATCAGCTATATATTCTGATAAAAGAGGTATAACCATTGCTTTAAAAACAGATAATCCTAAAGAAGATGGTTATGAACTTAGAAAAAAACTAAATGCAGAAGGAAGAAGTATTGTAACAACATGCCCTAGATATGATCGTGTTATGATTGATGCAGTTTGTATTGAGATTAAAAATCTTGATCCTGGATGTCTGGAAAATGAAATAATTACAGAAATTATTCAAATGATTAATGGTCTAATTGAATAA